A genomic stretch from Rhodomicrobium vannielii ATCC 17100 includes:
- the cysK gene encoding cysteine synthase A, which yields MQRRARKRPAQTRWGRGHIYKDITGAIGNTPLVQINAMAEAANAHATLLAKLEFMNPLASVKDRIALAMIEAAEAEGRIVPGESVLIEPTSGNTGIALAFVAAVKRYRLIVVAPESMSVERRKMLSHLGAEIQLTPAALGMTGALSQADALAARLPEAVILQQFSNPANPTIHAMTTAEEIWADTDGAVDVVVAGVGTGGTLTGCARVLRPRKQGLQVIAVEPEASSVLSGGSSGSHGLQGIGPGFIPAVLDQSLIDEVLTISNETAYETARQAAKLEGLPIGISSGAALAAGLKIAARPRLRGKTVVVIIPSSAERELSTPLFESTSRIND from the coding sequence ATGCAACGGCGTGCCAGAAAGCGCCCGGCCCAGACACGCTGGGGTCGTGGCCATATATATAAAGACATAACGGGTGCCATCGGTAATACGCCGTTGGTTCAAATCAACGCTATGGCTGAAGCCGCAAATGCCCACGCGACATTGTTAGCCAAGCTTGAATTCATGAACCCGTTGGCTTCTGTGAAAGACCGGATCGCTCTCGCCATGATCGAAGCCGCCGAGGCGGAAGGTCGTATCGTTCCTGGCGAAAGCGTTTTGATCGAGCCGACCTCCGGTAACACTGGCATCGCATTGGCATTTGTGGCGGCGGTCAAACGTTACCGGCTGATCGTGGTGGCGCCCGAGAGCATGTCTGTTGAAAGGAGGAAGATGCTCAGCCATCTCGGCGCTGAAATTCAACTCACTCCGGCAGCTCTTGGCATGACCGGCGCGCTGTCTCAAGCGGATGCTCTGGCGGCGAGACTACCGGAAGCCGTGATATTGCAACAATTCTCCAACCCCGCTAACCCGACAATCCACGCGATGACTACCGCCGAGGAAATTTGGGCCGACACTGACGGCGCCGTTGATGTGGTTGTTGCCGGCGTGGGAACCGGGGGCACATTGACCGGTTGCGCGCGGGTATTGAGGCCGCGTAAACAGGGTCTCCAGGTCATTGCGGTGGAGCCTGAGGCGAGTTCTGTGCTTTCCGGAGGCTCTTCGGGCTCCCACGGGCTTCAGGGCATCGGACCAGGTTTCATACCCGCCGTCCTGGATCAGAGCTTGATTGATGAAGTGCTCACGATCAGTAACGAGACTGCGTACGAAACGGCGCGTCAGGCCGCTAAACTCGAGGGGTTGCCGATCGGAATCTCATCGGGCGCCGCCTTGGCCGCTGGTCTCAAAATTGCAGCACGGCCGAGACTTCGCGGCAAGACCGTGGTCGTTATCATTCCATCTTCGGCGGAACGAGAGCTGTCTACCCCCCTGTTTGAAAGCACAAGTCGGATCAACGACTGA
- a CDS encoding RrF2 family transcriptional regulator produces the protein MLSAKCKYGLKAMVYIARRGDKGPVLIAEIAEAENIPKKFLDVILLELKVNGMLTSKKGKGGGYQLARRPGKITVADIVRVLGGPNLAPVPCVSKLNYRPCTDCRDEQTCVIRSVMLEVRDAIAAVLENVTLEEMSNRVPAAAQVLMFDI, from the coding sequence ATGCTTTCCGCCAAATGCAAATACGGCCTCAAGGCCATGGTCTACATAGCTCGTCGCGGAGACAAGGGACCTGTGCTGATTGCTGAGATTGCCGAGGCAGAAAACATCCCCAAAAAATTTCTCGATGTGATTTTGCTGGAGCTAAAAGTGAACGGAATGCTCACCAGCAAGAAAGGCAAGGGTGGAGGCTATCAGCTTGCTCGCAGGCCCGGTAAAATAACCGTGGCCGACATTGTGCGCGTCCTCGGTGGTCCGAATCTGGCTCCGGTGCCATGCGTTTCCAAGCTGAATTATCGCCCTTGCACGGACTGCAGGGACGAGCAGACGTGCGTGATTCGGTCGGTCATGCTGGAAGTGCGTGACGCTATCGCTGCGGTCCTCGAAAACGTTACACTGGAAGAGATGTCAAACCGGGTGCCAGCGGCGGCGCAAGTCCTCATGTTCGACATCTGA
- a CDS encoding TonB-dependent receptor, whose amino-acid sequence MVKAPVDRNNARIATTPTTAQNGAPDSGVPGANSAQNAGSATTAGATIQDVIVTARLREENSQDVPIPTTALSGETLNREHHATVKDFTQKAPSLTVNAPNARQTSIAIRGLGKNSANEALEGSVGVIVDGVFISSVGMSWADFSDVEQIEILRGPQGTLLGKNTTLGVLAITSKAPSFTPEKEVEVTYGNRDLFVTKASATGPVIDDKLAYRASVYFNHQDGFLENQQPGGEAFDGASDRWGGRLQFLYTPNANVTNRTIIDHGQSNEPVNVNFPVRDPQTYSDNGASRGNTYTSRLARFSYQQTFNSWDSANLDGQKRIGTSQNGVSTQTDWRTGGYTVTSISAYRDFAFDALNDSDSTPLSISRGGTLVDAKQYSQELRVTSPKNVEFLGQKFDYQTGLYALRNEVETTSRTTYGTDAGRFYASTVQYNALSAQALSDSLNGVFLRAAEHPNTTSLAAYGQTTWHATDKADLTLGLRNTYEEKTNWIQKWYVGGVDLSSLYSGNTLNYVNSIRNGQTKLLTLGTGPLVGETIYADSWSWLINPSYKITDDILGYFSVSSGEKSGAVQFDKTTGAPANVDPEKTLDYELGLKTSWLDRKLTLNPNLFHTQITDYQAQLSTILAGQNSATSYLGNVSGVRLRGVEVEGNYVTPIEGLRLTFSGAYNDAIYSDFKNAPCATDLSYTSTQVCDFSGKRLSGAPRWIANAGFDYTREVADGYTAFFFVSETFRTRANLNTSLSVYGWQDEYFLTNAGVGIRPDSGAWDLSVWGKNIFDTHYFTNLSSLSSTSSVSGTPGDPLTFGITFRTKL is encoded by the coding sequence GTGGTGAAAGCCCCGGTAGACCGCAACAACGCGCGGATAGCTACAACTCCAACCACAGCCCAGAACGGTGCGCCGGATTCGGGCGTGCCTGGCGCCAACTCCGCCCAGAATGCAGGCAGCGCAACAACTGCTGGAGCAACAATTCAAGACGTCATCGTTACAGCGCGCCTACGTGAAGAAAACTCGCAGGACGTTCCAATTCCGACAACAGCGTTAAGCGGTGAAACGCTCAACCGCGAGCATCACGCGACTGTCAAGGACTTCACACAGAAAGCTCCGAGCCTCACCGTCAACGCGCCCAACGCGCGCCAGACCAGTATAGCCATCCGCGGACTTGGCAAGAACAGCGCCAACGAAGCGCTTGAGGGCAGCGTCGGCGTCATCGTCGATGGCGTGTTTATCAGTTCAGTTGGTATGTCGTGGGCCGACTTTTCCGATGTCGAGCAGATAGAAATACTCCGGGGCCCGCAAGGCACGCTGCTTGGAAAGAACACAACGCTTGGCGTGCTCGCTATTACATCGAAAGCGCCGAGCTTCACTCCCGAAAAGGAGGTTGAAGTTACATACGGTAATCGTGACCTATTTGTTACGAAAGCGTCGGCAACCGGCCCTGTGATCGACGACAAGCTCGCCTATCGTGCCTCTGTTTACTTCAACCATCAAGATGGTTTTTTGGAGAATCAGCAGCCCGGCGGTGAGGCCTTCGACGGGGCCTCGGACAGATGGGGCGGCCGTCTCCAGTTCCTCTATACGCCAAATGCGAACGTCACCAACAGGACAATCATCGATCACGGTCAGTCCAACGAGCCCGTCAACGTCAACTTTCCGGTCCGGGATCCTCAAACCTACTCAGATAACGGGGCCTCGCGCGGCAACACCTATACATCCCGGCTTGCCCGGTTCAGCTATCAGCAAACCTTCAATTCCTGGGATAGCGCGAACCTCGACGGTCAAAAGAGGATTGGGACGTCTCAGAACGGCGTTTCCACCCAAACGGACTGGCGAACCGGCGGCTATACCGTGACTTCTATCAGCGCGTATCGCGACTTTGCCTTCGACGCCCTCAACGATTCCGATTCCACGCCGCTCAGTATTTCGCGCGGAGGCACTCTGGTCGATGCGAAGCAGTATTCACAAGAACTTCGCGTGACCTCACCAAAGAACGTCGAATTTCTTGGTCAGAAATTCGACTATCAAACGGGTCTCTACGCCCTGCGGAACGAGGTCGAGACGACCAGCCGAACGACCTATGGAACCGACGCAGGAAGATTTTACGCCTCGACGGTGCAATATAACGCCTTGTCGGCTCAGGCGCTGAGCGATTCACTGAACGGCGTGTTCCTGCGCGCCGCAGAACACCCGAATACAACGAGCCTTGCGGCCTATGGTCAGACGACATGGCACGCAACGGACAAGGCTGACCTTACACTCGGTCTTCGGAACACCTACGAAGAAAAGACCAACTGGATCCAGAAGTGGTATGTCGGCGGCGTCGATCTCTCATCTTTGTATTCGGGAAACACCTTGAACTATGTAAACTCTATCAGGAATGGGCAGACGAAGCTTCTGACACTGGGTACGGGGCCTCTTGTTGGGGAAACCATCTACGCCGACTCCTGGTCCTGGCTGATTAACCCCAGTTATAAGATTACGGACGACATCCTCGGCTACTTTTCCGTAAGTTCCGGAGAAAAATCCGGCGCCGTTCAATTCGATAAGACAACCGGCGCTCCTGCAAACGTCGATCCCGAAAAGACCCTCGATTACGAACTGGGGCTGAAGACGTCCTGGCTGGACCGCAAACTGACATTAAACCCCAATCTTTTCCACACACAAATCACCGACTATCAGGCGCAGTTGTCAACAATACTGGCGGGTCAGAACTCGGCGACAAGCTACCTCGGCAACGTCTCGGGTGTCCGGTTGCGGGGCGTGGAGGTCGAGGGGAATTATGTCACCCCCATCGAAGGACTGCGCTTAACCTTTAGCGGCGCCTACAATGACGCAATCTATTCGGACTTCAAGAACGCCCCCTGCGCAACTGATCTATCGTACACAAGCACCCAGGTTTGCGATTTTTCGGGCAAACGGCTTTCCGGCGCGCCGCGATGGATCGCCAACGCGGGCTTCGACTACACTCGCGAAGTAGCAGATGGCTATACCGCATTTTTCTTCGTCAGCGAAACCTTCAGAACGCGAGCCAACCTCAACACCTCTCTATCCGTGTACGGATGGCAAGACGAATACTTCCTCACGAATGCTGGCGTAGGTATCCGCCCAGACAGCGGAGCTTGGGACCTTTCGGTTTGGGGCAAAAATATCTTCGACACGCACTACTTCACGAACCTATCCAGCCTCTCATCAACCTCAAGCGTAAGCGGGACTCCGGGAGATCCCCTTACATTCGGGATCACGTTCCGTACCAAGTTGTAG